In one Bombus fervidus isolate BK054 chromosome 16, iyBomFerv1, whole genome shotgun sequence genomic region, the following are encoded:
- the Creg gene encoding cellular Repressor of E1A-stimulated Genes, with protein MIFRFAVFLSFLIFTIEAKKYSQFSEAEQWQEFEEFLKWKKAKEMGENSPGEIRYEKHQHHEDHHNMYKSSEGDRQLPVNNPPPIDQAALMARYIVNQADWVSVATISARKEIESFPAVNLVSYSDGLLGNGSGVPYLYLTTLDFTAKDLAKDNRASMLMSLAQGEYCRNKRWDPMDPRCARVLLTGKIKPLKNESAEIEVAKKAVFTRHPGLINMPADHHFYFAKLKIISIVVLDTFGGPKYVSVQDYLHPPTMNIIEEFNKHFPLKSSESKSEEEYSPVSNILHPVVQLV; from the exons ATGATTTTTCGATTCGCAGTCTTCTTATCTTTTTTGATCTTCACGATCGAAGCGAAGAAGTATTCACAGTTTTCGGAGGCTGAACAATGGCAAGAATTCGAGGAGTTTTTGAAATGGAAGAAAGCGAAGGAAATGGGTGAGAATAGTCCGGGAGAAATTAGATATGAAAAACATCAACATCACGAAGATCATCATAATATGTACAAATCGTCTGAAGGAGATCGACAACTTCCTGTCAATAATCCACCACCTATCGATCAGGCAGCTTTAATGGCAAGATACATTGTCAATCAAGCTG atTGGGTATCCGTGGCGACAATCAGTGCAAGAAAGGAAATCGAATCGTTTCCAGCTGTAAATTTAGTTTCCTACAGCGATGGACTTTTAGGGAATGGATCAGGGGTTCCATATCTTTACCTTACTACCCTGGATTTTACAGCTAAAGATCTTGCA AAAGATAATCGGGCCTCGATGTTGATGTCACTAGCCCAAGGGGAATACTGTAGAAACAAGCGATGGGATCCTATGGATCCACGTTGTGCCAGGGTTCTTCTAACCGGCAAGATCAAACCA ttaaaaaatgaaagtgcGGAAATCGAAGTAGCTAAAAAAGCAGTTTTCACGCGTCATCCAGGTCTAATTAATATGCCAGCAG ATCATCATTTCTATTTcgcaaaattgaaaataatttcaatcgtaGTATTGGATACATTTGGCGGCCCGAAATACGTCTCTGTACAAGATTATTTACATCCACCAACAATGAATATTATTGAAGAATTCAATAAACATTTTCCCTTGAAATCTTCCGAAAGTAAATCTGAAGAGGAATATAGTCCAGTTTCTAATATATTACATCCTGTGGTACAGCTTGTGTGA
- the Cog3 gene encoding conserved oligomeric Golgi complex subunit 3 has product MSKMKNIPNNLTKWDLSEDSLAPLTDYQKECLLNLEEELFPDSNLKTEETGDTVCTSEETKKSVQIERCQDLLEHYAKLEKECMDRKDMKYVLYLNELQSRRQECHELCLQIEEALEDFTLLYKQFSEVSDKTISLYDASEQLDSDQRKLNSTIENITEYVKYFKDIDMMMEKLEAPTLSVNSEMFFNILDKIDTNIDFVQNNLSFKESNTYLIKYKHCQSKAISMMQNYILNLFSKTTESILNLRDNDDSQDNADAALALFYGRFQTILSKARPVIEQIEAKSYKRQEYDSLLSECHQCYWSQRGLVLGSSVQKSLMSVKERYNGDHCSLVRNSCALLLHASMDEYKLFYEFFSKPSSGLTAYLESLCTSLYDTLRPFIIHINHLETLAEICCILRIEMLDEHVQNNFEPLEGFGNICLQLLHDVQERLVFRAHLYLQSDVLNYNPSPGDLAYPEKLKMMEDIAESIREESRQTKMKKISISSNDDNNLEPISRNHIEIDSIYQKTHMGNSPADLHGMWYPTVRRTLVCLSRLYRCVDRSVFQSLSQEAISLCVQSIENARHEIEKRASSLDAELFQIKHLLILREQIAPFQVDFTIKEYSLDFSKVKTAAFGLLEKSSRFFTLSNNALLEFLLEGAPQMKEQLIDSRKHVDNKLKYACQRLIQHATFLLIHPILKLLEREKLYANTPDASPEHALGSPQDVAAAISEVLRIIKFKCPEIQQLMQLYLSNKETEFILFRPVKNNVCAAFTQLYQILSKYYNSEELLLIACPLPEQISVMLSSSSLTHGKNTQSTAKKT; this is encoded by the coding sequence ATGTCGAAGATGAAAAACATTCCAAATAACTTAACCAAGTGGGATCTGTCAGAGGATTCTCTAGCACCGTTAACCGATTACCAAAAAGAATGTTTATTGAATTTAGAAGAAGAATTGTTCCCTGACAGCAATTTGAAAACTGAGGAGACAGGTGATACCGTTTGCACAAGCGAAGAAACTAAGAAATCAGTACAAATAGAACGATGCCAAGATCTATTAGAACATTATGCCAAGTTAGAGAAAGAGTGTATGGACAGgaaagatatgaaatatgtGTTGTACCTTAATGAATTACAATCTCGACGACAAGAGTGTCATGAACTTTGTCTTCAAATAGAAGAAGCATTAGAAGATTTCACTCTgttatataaacaattttcagaGGTTTCTGATAAAACGATATCACTTTATGATGCTAGCGAACAGCTTGATTCAgatcaaagaaaattaaattctaccATAGAAAACATCACAgaatatgtgaaatattttaaagatattgaTATGATGATGGAAAAACTAGAAGCACCTACGTTATCAGTGAATAGTGAAATGTTTTTTAACATTCTAGATAAAATTGATACCAACATAGACTTTGTGCAGAATAATCTTTCGTTTAAAGAAAGCAATACttatttaatcaaatataaaCACTGTCAATCTAAGGCAATATCGATgatgcaaaattatattttgaatctATTTAGCAAGACTACGGAAAGTATATTGAATTTAAGAGATAATGATGATTCCCAGGATAATGCAGACGCAGCTTTAGCTCTTTTCTATGGAAGATTTCAAACTATTTTGTCAAAAGCTAGACCAGTTATAGAACAAATTGAAGCAAAATCTTATAAGAGACAAGAATATGACAGCTTATTGTCAGAGTGCCATCAATGTTACTGGAGTCAAAGAGGATTAGTATTAGGCAGTAGTGTACAAAAGTCTCTAATGTCTGTAAAGGAGAGATACAATGGTGATCATTGTAGCCTGGTACGAAATTCATGTGCATTATTGTTACATGCATCAATGGATgagtataaattattttatgaatttttttctaaacCATCCAGTGGATTAACAGCATATCTTGAAAGCTTATGTACATCTTTGTATGACACACTTAGACCATTCATAATTCATATTAATCATTTGGAGACATTAGCTGAAATTTGTTGCATTTTGAGGATTGAAATGTTAGATGAACATGTTCAAAACAATTTTGAACCATTAGAAGGTTTTGGTAACATTTGTCTGCAATTATTGCACGATGTACAGGAGAGACTGGTTTTCCGTGCACATCTTTACTTGCAGTCTGATGTTTTGAATTATAATCCATCACCAGGTGATTTGGCATATCCAGAAAAGTTAAAGATGATGGAAGATATAGCAGAATCAATAAGAGAAGAATCCAGACagacaaaaatgaaaaaaatatctatttcaTCTAATGATGATAATAATCTAGAACCAATATCTAGGAATCATATAGAAATAGATTCTATCTACCAAAAGACACATATGGGGAATTCACCAGCAGATCTTCATGGAATGTGGTATCCTACTGTTCGTAGGACATTAGTATGTTTATCTAGATTATATAGATGCGTGGACAGATCTGTATTCCAATCTTTGAGTCAGGAAGCAATATCTCTTTGTGTACAGAGTATAGAAAATGCAAGGCATGAAATAGAGAAAAGAGCATCATCTTTAGATGCAGaactttttcaaataaaacatttgCTCATTTTAAGAGAACAAATTGCACCATTTCAAGTAGACTTTACCATAAAAGAATATAGCCTGGATTTTTCTAAAGTTAAGACAGCAGCATTTGGTTTGTTAGAAAAGAGTTCaagattttttactttatcaaataatgcattattagaatttttattggaGGGAGCACCTCAAATGAAGGAGCAACTAATAGACTCAAGGAAGCATGTggataataaattgaaatacgcTTGTCAACGTCTCATACAGCATGCAACATTTTTATTGATACACCCAATTTTGAAACTGTTAGAAAGGGAGAAGTTATATGCCAATACCCCAGATGCATCTCCAGAACATGCTCTTGGAAGTCCTCAAGATGTTGCAGCAGCAATTAGCGAGGTATTACGGATAATTAAGTTTAAATGTCCTGAAATTCAACAACTGATGCAACTATATCTCTCTAATAAGGAAACAGAGTTTATTTTGTTTAGGCCAGTAAAAAATAATGTCTGTGCTGCATTTACGCAACTATATCAAATACtgagtaaatattataattcagaAGAACTTTTATTAATTGCATGTCCATTACCAGAACAAATCTCTGTTATGCTAAGCTCATCCAGTCTTACTCATGGAAAAAATACACAAAGCACTGCAAAAAAAACGTAG
- the Rpl36 gene encoding ribosomal protein L36, with amino-acid sequence MTPRYELAVGLNRGHKTTKIRVAKNKNERKRTVCVLPARLKGRQTKHSKFVRDLIREVTGHAPYEKRAMELLKVSKDKRALKFLKRRLGTHIRAKRKREELGNILVQMRKAAHH; translated from the exons ATGACGCCGAGGTACGAATTAGCAGTTGGTCTTAACAGGGGCCATAAAACGACTAAGATTCGTGTggcaaagaataaaaatgaacgGAAAAGGACAGTATGCGTTTTGCCAGCAAGATTAAAAGGG AGACAAACCAAACACAGTAAATTTGTTAGAGATTTAATCCGTGAGGTAACTGGACATGCACCATATGAGAAACGTGCTATGGAATTGTTGAAAGTTTCCAAGGATAAGCGTGCCTTAAAATTCTTGAAGAGGAGG ttGGGCACACACATCAGAGCTAAGAGGAAGCGTGAAGAACTTGGAAATATACTTGTCCAGATGAGGAAAGCTGCACATCATTAA
- the LOC139995531 gene encoding CDK5RAP1-like protein — MIGTIMLSSLKQIKASKTNYTLTMKWFIKKLARCNNVGIYNFQQCQTVYTSFTRLEIERNREIERKSSDLKHFRDLSKTGPSLKDFLASKIEVSSETISVPNIPYIQNIDGSDQKVYFEIYGCQMNVNDAEVIWSILKSNGYRKVNNITEANIILLITCSIRDNAEQKVWNKLINLNNTRKKNKSFPVKIGLLGCMAERLKDKILEKGKLVDVIAGPDSYKDLPRLLSVPDNETAINVVLSFDETYADVTPVRLDPSSTSAYVTIMRGCDNMCTYCIVPFTRGRERSRPIDSIVKEVQSLSDNGVKEVILLGQNVNSYRDTSQSEFYVNNYTETHLAEGFKTVYKNKKGGRRFAELLDEVSRINPEMRIRFTSPHPKDFPDEVLQLIAERPNICKQIHLPAQSGNSVVLERMRRGYTREAYIDLVHHIREIIPNMCFSSDFITGFCGETEEEFQDTLSLIELVKYNKAFFFSYSMREKTTAHRRYKDDVPPSVKQNRLERMISTHKTEVENVNKLQIGQLQLVLVEQASRRSNENLQARNDGNTRIVIPSMTIPTGKYSNDTRSIEIGDYVVVKIEAANSHSLTGTPLYHSSIAEYAFPSMS, encoded by the exons atgattGGTACAATTATGTTAAGCTcattaaaacaaattaaagcTTCTAAAACAAATTATACACTAACAATGAAgtggtttattaaaaaactCGCACGATGTAACAATGtaggaatttataattttcaacaatGTCAAACAGTGTATACTAGTTTTACTCGAttggaaattgaaagaaatagagaaattgaaagaaaatcttCTGATTTGAAACACTTCAGAGATTTGTCAAAAACTGGACCATCGCTCAAAGATTTCTTGGCATCTAAAATTGAAGTTTCTAGTGAAACTATTAGCGTACCAAATATTccttatatacaaaatattgatGGATCTGATCAAAAGG TTTACTTCGAAATTTATGGCTGTCAAATGAATGTAAATGACGCAGAGGTAATCTGGTCTATTCTAAAATCTAATGGTTACagaaaagtaaataatataacagaAGCTAATATAATTCTACTAATCACATGTTCCATTAGAGATAATGCAGAACAGAAAGTATGGAAcaagttaattaatttgaataatacaaggaaaaagaataaaagtttTCCTGTGAAAATTGGTTTGTTAG GATGTATGGCAGAACGATTAAaggataaaatattagaaaaggGTAAACTTGTTGACGTCATAGCTGGACCAGACAGTTACAAGGATTTACCAAGGCTATTGTCCGTACCAGACAATGAAACTGCTATTAATGTTGTTTTGTCATTTGATGAAACATATGCAGATGTTACACCAGTGAGATTAGATCCAAGTTCCACCAGTGCATATGT CACCATAATGCGTGGTTGCGATAACATGTGCACATACTGTATCGTACCGTTCACAAGAGGAAGGGAAAGATCAAGACCAATCGACAGTATAGTGAAAGAGGTTCAATCTTTATCTGATAACGGTGTAAAGGAAGTGATACTTCTTGGGCAGAATGTAAATAGTTATAGAGATACATCTCAATCGGAATTCtatgttaataattatacagaAACACATTTAGCAGAAGGTTTCAAAACAgtatataaaaacaaaaaaggagGACGTCGTTTCGCTGAGTTACTAGATGAAGTGTCTCGTATCAATCCAGAGATGAGGATCAg ATTTACATCGCCTCATCCGAAAGATTTCCCAGATGAAGTTTTACAATTGATAGCGGAAAGGCCGAATATTTGTAAACAAATTCATTTACCTGCTCAAAGCGGTAATTCCGTGGTTTTGGAAAGAATGAGAAGAGGATACACGCGCGAAGCATATATAGATTTGGTGCATCATATACGTGAAATTATTCCCAACATGTGTTTCTCTAGTGACTTTATTACCGGATTTTGTGGAGAAACGGAAGAGGAATTTCAAGATACATTATCATTGATAGAACtagtgaaatataataaagccttttttttctcttacaGCATGCGTGAG AAAACGACTGCACATCGTCGTTACAAGGATGACGTACCACCGAGTGTTAAACAAAATCGGCTCGAAAGAATGATATCAACACATAAAACGGAGgtggaaaatgtaaataaattacagaTTGGACAATTACAGCTTGTGCTTGTAGAGCAA gcCAGTAGGCGGTCAAATGAAAATCTTCAAGCAAGGAACGATGGTAACACGCGAATAGTAATTCCCTCCATGACTATACCTACtggaaaatattcaaacgacACGAGATCAATAGAAATTGGTGATTACGTTGTTGTAAAAATTGAGGCTGCTAATTCGCATTCATTAACAGGCACGCCTCTGTATCATTCGTCGATAGCAGAATATGCATTTCCGTCTATGTcataa